The proteins below are encoded in one region of Myxococcales bacterium:
- a CDS encoding 6,7-dimethyl-8-ribityllumazine synthase, translating to MTWKSTELALQSDQRFAVIASRFNESVVAHLIAGSLQAFAEQGIKQEALRIIRVPGAWEIPLAAQQLAKTNTTAGIVTLGAIIRGGTPHFEFVLDGLCAGLMQVMLETQVPISSGVLTTNTTEEAMARAGGEHGNKGYDAAMSLLEMSSVLRGVTEP from the coding sequence ATCACGTGGAAATCAACCGAACTCGCGCTGCAGAGCGATCAACGTTTTGCTGTTATCGCCTCGCGATTCAATGAATCAGTGGTTGCGCACTTAATCGCAGGCTCACTTCAAGCCTTCGCGGAGCAAGGCATCAAGCAAGAAGCGCTTCGCATCATTCGTGTCCCCGGCGCATGGGAAATCCCCTTAGCGGCGCAACAGTTGGCAAAAACGAACACGACAGCTGGCATTGTCACTTTAGGCGCAATCATTCGCGGCGGCACCCCTCATTTTGAGTTCGTGCTCGACGGTCTTTGTGCTGGCCTTATGCAGGTGATGCTCGAAACGCAGGTTCCAATCAGTTCCGGAGTACTCACCACCAACACCACCGAAGAAGCCATGGCCCGCGCCGGCGGAGAACACGGCAATAAAGGCTACGATGCAGCCATGAGCCTGCTAGAAATGAGCTCCGTGCTTCGTGGAGTCACCGAGCCATGA
- a CDS encoding amino acid permease, translating to MSDSKQHKLGFNQTWSMAVGGMIGGGIFSTLGVVVSIAGAWAWLSFVAAGLVALAAGYSYVKLAAKYGEGGGAFTFLRKINAFEFAGSLSWVLIVGYVLTNAVYAFTFGEYLGHVVGLGPWFVRVTGVAIMALFIGVNLRGVGDAGNVEVILVWIKLVVLVALAGFGLAQWNPPMLSKGVPDSGIGAALFGAASIFMAYEGFQLLTYDYDDIADPKKTLPRAVLSAIALVAIVYVIVALGTAMLIGADQVVEHKEVALAIAGRKVLGTAGLIGVTVAAAFSTGSAINATLFATARLAYTVAEDGELPAFVDHKNKNGIPDRAVIAFGGLAALLVTFGTLTTLVEAASLAFLFTFTVVAALAF from the coding sequence GTGAGTGATTCGAAGCAACATAAGCTTGGTTTTAATCAAACTTGGTCGATGGCCGTGGGGGGCATGATTGGTGGCGGCATCTTTTCGACCTTGGGGGTTGTGGTCAGTATCGCTGGCGCTTGGGCATGGCTCAGTTTTGTGGCTGCGGGGCTGGTTGCTTTGGCGGCGGGTTATAGCTACGTCAAACTGGCGGCGAAGTACGGCGAAGGTGGCGGCGCGTTTACTTTTCTTCGAAAGATTAATGCCTTCGAGTTTGCCGGCAGTCTCTCGTGGGTGTTGATCGTCGGCTATGTGCTGACCAATGCCGTCTACGCCTTTACGTTTGGGGAGTACCTGGGTCACGTGGTCGGCTTGGGTCCATGGTTTGTGCGCGTGACCGGCGTTGCGATTATGGCGCTGTTCATCGGTGTGAACCTACGTGGTGTTGGCGATGCGGGGAATGTCGAAGTTATCCTCGTGTGGATTAAGCTTGTGGTACTTGTGGCGCTGGCCGGCTTTGGTCTTGCGCAATGGAATCCGCCGATGCTTTCCAAGGGCGTGCCGGATTCCGGAATTGGCGCGGCCTTGTTTGGTGCGGCTTCCATCTTTATGGCCTACGAAGGTTTTCAGCTGCTCACTTACGATTACGATGACATTGCCGATCCGAAAAAGACCCTGCCGCGTGCGGTCCTATCAGCCATCGCGCTGGTCGCAATCGTTTACGTAATCGTTGCTTTAGGCACAGCCATGCTCATCGGTGCCGATCAGGTCGTCGAGCACAAAGAAGTGGCCTTAGCAATTGCCGGACGAAAAGTCCTTGGCACGGCGGGGCTTATCGGTGTTACTGTGGCTGCTGCTTTTTCCACGGGCTCGGCTATTAATGCGACGCTTTTTGCGACAGCGCGACTGGCTTACACTGTTGCCGAAGACGGCGAGTTGCCAGCGTTTGTGGATCACAAAAACAAAAACGGCATCCCCGACCGCGCGGTGATAGCGTTTGGCGGTTTGGCGGCGCTCTTGGTGACCTTCGGTACCTTGACCACTCTCGTTGAAGCAGCAAGTTTGGCTTTTTTGTTCACCTTCACCGTTGTCGCGGCTCTGGCTTTTTAG
- the ileS gene encoding isoleucine--tRNA ligase, giving the protein MEYKKTIKLPKTAFPMRANLAQKEPELLKAWQKRSLYSEILKARGSKAAFCFHDGPPYANGHLHYGTVFNKILKDIVIKQQLISGNFVNFVPGWDCHGLPIELNVERAMGKDKAREVPKASLRKACRKEAEKWIKVQRNEFERLGVFAQWDEPYLTMQPRYEKGIMQVLRACVNEGAIERGKKPVYWCGSCQTALAEAEVEYDDHESPSIYVRFPFEGSERNVLLKKFKLNDTPAHKRISAVIWTTTPWTLPANLAIALHPDFQYQLYDLGDELVLLASELSHAVLKASKKEGQGIANTLKGRELEGLIPRHPFIDRGSPFLLADYVTLEAGTGLVHTAPGHGADDYILGSKHGLEPYAPVNQEARFTDEAPEAWRGMQVHEANPLIVDFLSEQGHLLNPNGQTLAHSYPHCWRCKKPVIFRATTQWFILMDKPLKSSKKSLRELALSSIKEVNWVPKWGYDRIHGMLADRPDWCISRQRSWGVPIPAFHCKACEHAELSDTVMKHMIGIVEKHGVDIWYEKEVEELLPPGLKCPSCGASDWQKDQSILDVWFESGSSFHAVLASGNYGEGLSVPADMYLEGSDQHRGWFHSALLLGAIMNGKAPYKTVLTHGFVCDDKGRPYSKSEIRRRAEAGEKIEYIEPEKIIKQRGAEMLRAWASSQDYRSDPRYSEEHLEQVSESYFRIRNTLRFLLGNLDGYLPSTQSIELDPLDAWARARMRQYLIEMTKAYAEYDFRKVFQSTVELCAGDWSAYYLDVIKDRLYCDAEDSPRRKSTLATLAFITEGTLAVLAPILCFTADEAFRYLPGKDQNSSVFLEGKLETIEAQAGDAALLDAAKVLNKLRLAVNAAMEPLIKDKSLAHRREAAVKASVSEAEAKAIKMVSAELAETLAVASVELSVGEQMQASVSKTDDKRCERCWRHRPEVGKVHPELCTRCKEVIKA; this is encoded by the coding sequence ATGGAATACAAAAAAACCATCAAACTCCCAAAAACAGCATTCCCCATGCGTGCCAACTTGGCGCAAAAAGAGCCGGAGCTACTTAAAGCATGGCAGAAGCGTTCGCTCTATTCCGAAATACTAAAAGCACGCGGAAGCAAAGCGGCCTTTTGCTTTCATGACGGCCCGCCCTATGCCAACGGCCATCTGCACTACGGCACCGTTTTCAATAAAATCCTAAAAGACATCGTGATCAAGCAACAGCTTATTTCAGGCAACTTCGTTAACTTTGTACCTGGATGGGACTGCCACGGCTTGCCGATTGAACTCAACGTCGAGCGGGCCATGGGCAAGGACAAAGCCCGCGAAGTGCCCAAGGCCAGCTTGCGCAAAGCCTGCCGCAAGGAAGCGGAAAAATGGATTAAAGTGCAGCGCAACGAGTTTGAGCGCCTCGGCGTGTTTGCCCAGTGGGATGAGCCCTATCTCACCATGCAGCCACGTTATGAAAAAGGCATCATGCAAGTGCTCCGCGCTTGCGTAAACGAAGGCGCCATCGAACGCGGAAAAAAGCCAGTGTACTGGTGTGGCTCCTGCCAAACCGCGCTTGCGGAAGCTGAAGTCGAATACGACGATCACGAATCGCCAAGCATCTACGTGCGTTTCCCCTTTGAAGGCAGCGAGCGCAACGTGCTGCTTAAGAAATTTAAACTAAACGACACCCCAGCACACAAACGCATCTCGGCGGTGATCTGGACCACCACGCCTTGGACCTTGCCGGCAAACTTGGCCATCGCGCTTCATCCCGACTTTCAATACCAACTTTATGATCTTGGTGATGAGCTCGTGCTTTTGGCTTCAGAACTGAGCCATGCGGTGCTCAAAGCCAGCAAAAAAGAAGGCCAGGGCATTGCAAACACCCTCAAGGGCCGCGAACTTGAAGGATTGATCCCGCGACACCCCTTTATCGATCGCGGATCACCCTTTCTGCTGGCGGATTACGTCACGCTCGAAGCCGGCACTGGCCTTGTGCACACTGCTCCTGGCCATGGCGCCGACGACTACATCCTTGGCAGCAAACACGGCCTTGAGCCCTATGCACCCGTCAACCAAGAAGCGCGCTTTACTGACGAAGCGCCTGAAGCGTGGCGCGGCATGCAGGTGCACGAAGCCAATCCGCTCATTGTTGATTTTCTAAGCGAGCAGGGCCATTTGCTCAATCCCAACGGACAAACGCTCGCCCACAGCTACCCGCATTGCTGGCGTTGTAAAAAGCCGGTGATTTTCCGCGCCACAACCCAATGGTTCATCTTGATGGACAAGCCACTAAAGAGCAGCAAAAAAAGCCTGCGTGAACTTGCGCTAAGCAGCATCAAAGAAGTGAACTGGGTGCCCAAGTGGGGCTACGACCGCATCCACGGCATGCTCGCAGATCGGCCGGACTGGTGCATTTCCCGGCAACGCAGTTGGGGCGTACCGATCCCCGCCTTTCATTGCAAGGCCTGCGAGCACGCTGAGCTAAGCGATACCGTCATGAAACACATGATTGGCATCGTCGAAAAACACGGCGTCGACATTTGGTATGAAAAAGAAGTCGAAGAGCTTTTGCCTCCGGGACTAAAGTGTCCGTCATGCGGCGCAAGCGATTGGCAAAAAGATCAAAGCATCCTGGACGTCTGGTTTGAATCAGGCTCCTCTTTTCATGCCGTGCTCGCCTCAGGCAACTATGGCGAAGGGCTATCTGTCCCCGCCGACATGTACCTTGAAGGCTCCGATCAGCACCGCGGTTGGTTTCACAGCGCGCTTTTGCTCGGCGCTATCATGAACGGCAAAGCGCCTTACAAAACCGTGCTCACCCATGGCTTTGTCTGTGACGACAAAGGCCGACCTTATTCCAAAAGCGAGATTCGCCGCCGCGCCGAGGCCGGTGAGAAAATCGAGTACATCGAACCTGAAAAAATCATCAAACAACGCGGCGCTGAAATGTTGCGCGCTTGGGCCTCTTCGCAAGACTATCGCTCCGATCCGCGCTACTCCGAAGAGCACCTGGAGCAAGTCTCCGAGAGCTACTTCCGCATCCGTAACACCTTGCGCTTTTTGCTCGGCAACTTGGACGGCTATCTGCCAAGCACCCAAAGTATCGAACTTGATCCGCTCGATGCCTGGGCTAGGGCGCGCATGCGTCAGTACTTGATTGAAATGACCAAAGCCTACGCCGAATATGATTTTCGCAAAGTCTTTCAAAGCACCGTTGAGCTTTGTGCCGGCGATTGGTCCGCGTACTATCTCGACGTAATCAAAGACCGCCTCTACTGCGATGCCGAAGACTCACCCAGGCGCAAATCCACGCTTGCCACCTTGGCCTTCATTACAGAGGGCACCTTAGCCGTGCTGGCGCCGATTCTGTGTTTCACCGCCGATGAAGCTTTTCGTTATTTGCCAGGCAAAGATCAAAACAGCTCGGTCTTTTTGGAAGGCAAGCTCGAAACTATTGAAGCTCAAGCGGGCGATGCTGCCTTGCTTGATGCAGCCAAAGTACTGAACAAGCTGCGGCTAGCTGTTAACGCCGCCATGGAACCACTCATCAAGGACAAAAGCCTTGCGCATCGTCGCGAAGCCGCTGTCAAAGCAAGCGTATCTGAAGCCGAAGCAAAAGCCATCAAGATGGTCAGCGCCGAGCTCGCCGAAACCCTTGCCGTGGCCTCGGTCGAACTATCTGTGGGCGAGCAGATGCAAGCCAGCGTGAGCAAAACAGACGACAAGCGCTGCGAGCGTTGCTGGCGGCACCGACCCGAAGTAGGAAAAGTCCACCCCGAACTTTGCACGCGTTGCAAGGAGGTTATTAAAGCATGA
- the lspA gene encoding signal peptidase II, with amino-acid sequence MSEQVLTPRSMKVMLGCLAATILWTAIDLGSKEWALENLSAERTVEAPPACEEDAQGRVLMQRLRKPAVVWVEDYFELRYAENCAAAFSMLHNTPLLFRRVLFSSAAIIAVIMLFWMLYKGHGGPYFAAAVPFIASGALGNLIDRLLRGYVVDFFRFHLQNGWEWPTFNVADATITVGVVLLLIDGFRKPHPKSETAKQTEPA; translated from the coding sequence ATGAGCGAGCAAGTTCTCACACCACGTAGCATGAAGGTTATGCTGGGCTGCTTAGCAGCCACCATCCTCTGGACGGCCATTGATCTTGGCAGCAAAGAATGGGCCCTTGAAAACTTATCAGCCGAGCGCACGGTTGAAGCACCGCCCGCATGCGAAGAAGACGCACAGGGCAGGGTACTCATGCAACGTTTGCGCAAACCCGCCGTGGTTTGGGTCGAGGACTACTTTGAGTTGCGCTACGCCGAAAACTGCGCCGCTGCTTTTAGTATGCTGCACAATACGCCTTTGCTTTTTAGACGGGTGCTCTTTTCTTCCGCGGCCATCATCGCTGTGATCATGCTGTTTTGGATGCTCTACAAAGGTCATGGCGGACCTTACTTTGCAGCAGCCGTGCCTTTCATCGCATCAGGCGCATTGGGCAACCTTATCGATAGACTGTTGCGTGGCTACGTCGTCGATTTTTTCCGATTTCACTTGCAAAACGGCTGGGAGTGGCCGACTTTCAACGTCGCCGATGCCACCATCACCGTGGGCGTCGTGCTCCTTCTCATCGATGGTTTTCGCAAACCCCATCCTAAAAGCGAAACAGCCAAGCAGACAGAACCGGCATAA
- the folD gene encoding bifunctional methylenetetrahydrofolate dehydrogenase/methenyltetrahydrofolate cyclohydrolase FolD, which produces MTAQFIDGKAIGQKVRDEVAKRAKIFLERYDRQARLDVILVGEDPASKIYVRNKERASAKAGIHGNVHRLSKDSNQDELLAMIRTLNSDKEVDGILLQLPLPKTLLATPALLAIDPRKDVDGLHPYNAGLLALGEPGLRPCTPSGCMRLLEEYKVDPKGKRALVIGRSNLVGKPIAMMLLEKHATVTIAHSRTSNLDKLIQEADILVAAVGQPEFVKGSLVKQGATVLDVGINRLEDGSLVGDVEFESAAERAAFITPVPGGVGPMTIAMLLENTLLAAERRMQAR; this is translated from the coding sequence ATGACAGCACAGTTTATTGACGGCAAAGCCATTGGCCAAAAGGTTCGCGACGAAGTCGCCAAACGAGCGAAGATTTTTTTAGAACGGTATGATCGCCAAGCACGCCTCGACGTGATTCTTGTTGGCGAAGATCCTGCATCAAAAATTTATGTCCGCAACAAAGAACGCGCGTCCGCCAAAGCCGGGATTCACGGCAACGTGCACCGTTTGAGCAAAGACAGCAATCAAGACGAACTGCTCGCAATGATTCGCACGCTCAATAGCGATAAAGAAGTCGACGGTATCTTGCTGCAGCTGCCTTTACCCAAAACCCTCCTTGCCACACCTGCCTTATTGGCCATCGATCCGCGCAAAGATGTCGACGGACTTCATCCTTACAATGCCGGCCTGCTTGCCTTGGGCGAGCCAGGTTTAAGACCCTGCACCCCATCAGGCTGCATGCGTCTGCTCGAAGAATACAAAGTCGATCCCAAAGGCAAACGCGCTCTAGTCATCGGCCGCAGCAACTTGGTGGGCAAACCCATCGCCATGATGCTGCTTGAAAAACACGCCACAGTAACCATCGCGCACTCACGCACCAGCAACCTTGATAAGCTCATTCAAGAAGCCGACATCTTGGTTGCCGCCGTAGGACAGCCTGAGTTCGTCAAAGGCTCCTTGGTAAAACAAGGCGCTACCGTCCTTGATGTCGGCATCAACCGCCTCGAAGACGGCAGCCTCGTTGGTGACGTCGAGTTTGAAAGCGCAGCCGAGCGCGCCGCATTCATCACACCAGTTCCCGGCGGCGTAGGCCCCATGACCATCGCCATGCTCCTCGAAAACACCCTGCTAGCCGCCGAACGCCGCATGCAGGCACGCTAA
- the nusB gene encoding transcription antitermination factor NusB produces the protein MPRSKRRLSRATALQILCFVDLAKLDIETGINRYWACFESYGSDPEFANEMSRGVSASIEKLDAFLQGASEHWRLERMPLVDRNLLRLAVYELWEKKDVPVRVVLNEAVELAKLFGAENSPSFVNGVLDKIARELERS, from the coding sequence ATGCCTCGAAGCAAACGCAGACTAAGCCGCGCCACAGCGCTACAAATTCTTTGTTTTGTCGATTTGGCGAAACTGGATATCGAAACGGGAATAAATCGCTATTGGGCGTGTTTTGAAAGCTATGGTTCGGATCCGGAGTTTGCAAACGAAATGAGCCGAGGTGTCAGCGCCTCCATAGAGAAGCTCGACGCGTTTTTACAAGGCGCAAGTGAGCATTGGCGTCTGGAACGCATGCCTTTGGTGGATCGCAACTTGCTAAGGTTAGCGGTCTACGAGCTTTGGGAAAAAAAGGATGTTCCGGTGCGCGTTGTACTAAACGAGGCAGTCGAACTTGCAAAACTTTTTGGTGCCGAGAACAGCCCGTCGTTCGTTAATGGAGTGTTGGACAAAATCGCACGCGAGCTTGAACGATCATGA
- a CDS encoding DUF2062 domain-containing protein translates to MGWRDSVKALLKKHVLGVNDTPHRIAFGVFLGCLVGCTPTMGLQIAIYLTMATALRANKLSGIPIVLVTNPLTAVPLYYLSWKLGSFTMHGRWPQKKVASEVARHSPSLSHWLDQLFDSGFWINLWDKAMDVGAEIWVGSLLIGVVTGAIAYVFSYKMVLAYRARRHHHHPHETEHDT, encoded by the coding sequence ATGGGATGGCGTGATAGCGTCAAGGCGCTTTTAAAAAAACATGTCCTGGGCGTCAATGACACCCCCCATCGCATTGCATTCGGCGTGTTTCTCGGCTGCTTGGTGGGCTGCACACCCACCATGGGCCTTCAGATTGCCATCTACCTGACCATGGCCACCGCCCTTCGAGCCAACAAGCTTTCGGGTATTCCCATCGTCCTTGTCACCAACCCTCTGACGGCCGTGCCTCTTTATTACTTGTCCTGGAAGCTCGGCAGCTTCACCATGCACGGCAGATGGCCCCAGAAAAAAGTCGCATCGGAGGTAGCCCGTCATAGCCCAAGCTTGAGCCACTGGCTCGATCAGCTCTTTGACTCTGGTTTTTGGATCAACCTATGGGACAAAGCCATGGACGTTGGCGCTGAAATCTGGGTAGGCTCTTTGCTGATCGGCGTAGTCACTGGCGCCATTGCCTATGTCTTTTCCTACAAAATGGTCCTGGCTTACCGTGCCCGCCGACATCACCACCATCCGCACGAAACCGAGCACGATACCTAA
- a CDS encoding protein tyrosine phosphatase, whose protein sequence is MDFIDLHCHYLPAVDDGVRSLEESIKLLKALKSIGYKKVVCTPHIRTGMFDNNPTTLRAAFERFVAETELVDGLPELGLAAEHYYDDVFWEMFLEDKLLRYPGDKAALVEFNPARPPLNVENQFFKMKVHGLSPVLAHPERYEQSQHDLGWLERYTELGVLLQLDLMSLVGKYGRHAKHAAKKLLDGGLYTIACSDCHRPEHVPFVKEAIEHLISQVGEKPAFKLLSEGPKRVLDDAGEAG, encoded by the coding sequence ATGGATTTCATTGACCTGCATTGCCACTATTTACCCGCAGTCGATGATGGCGTGCGCTCGCTTGAAGAAAGCATCAAGCTACTCAAGGCACTTAAGAGCATCGGCTATAAAAAAGTCGTCTGCACGCCTCACATACGCACCGGCATGTTTGATAACAACCCCACCACCTTGCGCGCTGCCTTTGAGCGTTTTGTCGCCGAAACGGAGCTGGTTGACGGTTTGCCCGAGCTTGGTTTAGCGGCCGAGCATTACTACGACGATGTGTTTTGGGAGATGTTTCTCGAAGATAAGCTTTTACGCTATCCCGGCGATAAAGCAGCACTTGTTGAATTCAATCCGGCCCGCCCGCCGTTAAACGTCGAAAACCAGTTCTTCAAAATGAAAGTGCACGGGCTTAGTCCGGTGCTTGCGCATCCTGAACGCTATGAGCAAAGCCAACACGATCTTGGCTGGCTTGAGCGCTATACTGAACTCGGAGTGCTGCTGCAGCTTGATTTGATGTCCTTGGTTGGCAAATACGGCCGACACGCCAAACACGCTGCAAAAAAGCTCCTTGATGGAGGGCTATACACGATTGCTTGCAGCGACTGCCACCGACCTGAACACGTGCCGTTCGTCAAAGAGGCCATCGAGCATTTGATCAGCCAAGTTGGCGAAAAACCAGCTTTTAAATTGCTCAGCGAAGGGCCCAAAAGAGTGCTGGACGATGCTGGCGAAGCGGGTTAG
- the ribB gene encoding 3,4-dihydroxy-2-butanone-4-phosphate synthase gives MDKAIHADQLEAIERVKQALADIRDGKMVILVDDEDRENEGDLCMAADQINPESVNFMALHGRGLICLALEESQVRRLQLPMMVLNNRSPMGTAFTVSIEAARGVSTGISAADRALTIKTAVNPQAKADDLISPGHIFPLCARPGGVLQRTGQTEGSVDLAKLAGRAPSAVICEIMNEDGTMARHQDLLRFSETHGLRMLSVADLVRYRLAHESLVEKIETADIKTKSGQQWQAHVFQSPSESRQFLALTLGKLSAEPTLVRVHTGSALTDIFGALCQGRLPAQDAVGRIEQEGCGVFLFLPTRMKLAEDLRLYQSERTQESLPTQSAAVLHEYGLGAQILAKLGLQQIRLLSNRPRKMAGLEAFGLKVVEQVSINAPSKV, from the coding sequence ATGGACAAAGCCATTCACGCGGACCAGCTCGAGGCCATCGAGCGCGTAAAACAAGCCCTCGCCGACATCCGCGACGGTAAGATGGTGATTCTTGTCGACGATGAGGACCGCGAAAACGAAGGCGATTTATGCATGGCTGCCGATCAAATCAACCCTGAATCCGTCAACTTCATGGCGCTACATGGACGCGGCCTTATCTGCCTAGCCCTTGAAGAAAGCCAAGTGAGACGATTGCAACTTCCCATGATGGTACTGAACAACCGTTCGCCCATGGGAACGGCCTTTACCGTATCCATCGAAGCGGCACGCGGCGTCAGCACCGGGATCAGCGCAGCAGACCGCGCCCTCACCATTAAAACCGCGGTCAATCCGCAAGCGAAGGCAGACGACCTTATAAGTCCCGGACATATTTTTCCTCTCTGTGCAAGGCCTGGAGGCGTACTGCAACGAACCGGACAAACGGAAGGCTCGGTTGACTTAGCCAAACTTGCAGGACGGGCACCTTCTGCCGTGATTTGCGAGATCATGAACGAAGATGGGACGATGGCTCGGCATCAAGATTTGCTTCGTTTTTCAGAGACTCACGGATTGCGCATGCTCTCAGTAGCGGATCTTGTACGCTATCGACTGGCCCATGAATCCTTGGTCGAAAAAATCGAAACGGCCGACATCAAAACCAAGAGCGGTCAGCAATGGCAAGCTCACGTCTTTCAAAGCCCCTCGGAGAGCAGGCAATTTTTGGCGCTGACCTTGGGCAAGCTAAGCGCAGAGCCAACGCTTGTTCGCGTGCACACGGGCAGTGCACTGACCGATATTTTTGGCGCGCTGTGCCAAGGCAGGCTGCCTGCCCAAGATGCCGTGGGGCGCATCGAGCAAGAGGGTTGCGGTGTCTTTTTGTTTCTGCCAACCCGCATGAAACTGGCCGAAGACCTCCGACTCTACCAAAGCGAACGCACACAAGAATCATTGCCCACGCAAAGCGCAGCGGTGCTTCATGAATACGGCCTTGGCGCACAAATCCTGGCCAAACTTGGTCTGCAACAGATTCGACTGCTCAGCAATCGTCCACGAAAGATGGCAGGACTGGAAGCTTTTGGGCTAAAAGTCGTTGAGCAAGTGTCCATTAACGCCCCCTCCAAGGTCTAA
- a CDS encoding HD domain-containing protein, with protein MPDRLTTMIEVPKDLRDLLIQLEKRGFKAWVVGGSLRDRLLGREVSDWDLATNARPEQVIKAFARVIPTGLAHGTVTVRFRGQSYELTTLRTERGYSDGRRPDEVHFVDTIEEDLARRDFTINAMAFDPGEQQLVDPYGGLDDLKRKTIRTVGQAEARFGEDGLRVLRAARFVATLEFDLDPATEAAIPGALEIFSKVSKERIRDEIIKTMKAKQPSLAFEVMRRTGMLDYVCPKLSDQFGCEQNKWHAFDVWHHTMACLDACPVERALTRPEHYAEHALVGRDHSKDIGLRMAALLHDIGKPATREHSLKTNDFTFYNHEKIGARMAEKWLKEHRFSNAQTSFIVRLIEHHLVCYSADWTDAAVRRFIKRVGTDLLDDLVALARADALAKGRAVDEELALLDELQARIASIQEQNHAISAKDLRVNGSDLMKELNLAPSKQLGLLIEALLEEVLEDPARNDYDHLIKRAKELLEHGFH; from the coding sequence ATGCCTGATAGACTAACCACCATGATTGAAGTGCCCAAGGACCTACGGGATCTGCTCATCCAGCTCGAAAAAAGGGGCTTTAAAGCCTGGGTTGTCGGCGGCTCATTGCGCGATCGGCTCCTCGGCCGAGAGGTAAGCGACTGGGATCTGGCCACCAACGCTCGTCCAGAGCAGGTCATCAAGGCGTTTGCCCGAGTGATCCCAACAGGCCTTGCCCACGGCACCGTCACTGTACGTTTCCGCGGGCAAAGCTACGAGCTCACCACCTTAAGAACTGAACGGGGTTACAGCGATGGTAGGCGCCCGGACGAAGTTCACTTCGTCGACACCATCGAAGAAGACCTGGCCAGGCGCGACTTCACCATCAACGCCATGGCTTTTGATCCAGGGGAGCAGCAATTGGTCGATCCTTACGGTGGCCTGGATGATCTGAAACGAAAAACCATTCGCACAGTGGGTCAAGCCGAAGCTCGTTTTGGCGAAGATGGTCTAAGGGTCTTAAGAGCAGCGCGCTTTGTAGCGACTCTTGAGTTTGATTTGGATCCCGCCACTGAAGCAGCCATCCCTGGCGCGCTCGAAATCTTTTCAAAGGTATCAAAAGAACGCATTCGCGATGAAATCATCAAAACCATGAAAGCAAAGCAGCCCTCGCTTGCCTTTGAGGTGATGAGGCGCACGGGAATGCTTGATTATGTTTGCCCAAAATTGTCGGATCAGTTTGGGTGTGAGCAAAACAAATGGCATGCGTTTGATGTTTGGCATCACACCATGGCTTGTCTTGATGCATGTCCGGTCGAGCGCGCGCTAACGCGACCCGAGCATTACGCCGAGCACGCGCTAGTGGGGCGCGATCACTCCAAGGATATTGGGTTGCGCATGGCGGCCCTGTTGCACGACATCGGAAAACCCGCCACGCGTGAACACTCTTTAAAAACCAATGACTTCACCTTCTACAACCACGAAAAGATTGGCGCTCGGATGGCCGAAAAATGGCTTAAAGAGCACCGCTTTTCCAATGCACAGACCAGCTTTATCGTTCGGCTCATTGAGCATCACCTCGTGTGCTACAGCGCCGATTGGACCGATGCAGCCGTGCGCCGATTTATCAAGCGCGTCGGGACAGACTTGCTCGATGACTTAGTCGCGCTTGCCCGCGCCGATGCTTTGGCAAAGGGTCGAGCCGTGGATGAAGAGCTTGCCTTGCTTGACGAATTGCAAGCACGAATTGCATCCATTCAAGAACAAAACCACGCCATCTCAGCCAAAGACCTTCGCGTCAACGGAAGCGACCTTATGAAAGAGCTCAATCTGGCGCCCAGTAAACAACTCGGTCTGCTGATCGAAGCTTTGCTCGAAGAGGTGCTCGAGGACCCAGCCCGCAATGATTATGATCATCTAATCAAGCGTGCTAAAGAGCTGCTTGAACATGGATTTCATTGA